In the Nocardia asteroides genome, CGCCGCCTCGTCGCCGGACAGCCGCGCCATCGTGCCGAGCCGCTCCGCCTGCATCGACTCGACCAGCAGGCGGCTGGAGTCGATCACGCTGCCGGTCTCCACCGCCCACGCGTGCGTCCGGTCGCTCTCGGACACCAGGTAGGCCGTGGTCCCGACCCCCACCGCGAGCAGGGACAGACTCGGGACGAGGGCGATGGCCAACACCCTGGTTCGGACACCGAGTCGCACAGTGAACATCGCCACAAGCTACTGAGTTCGGGCCGCCCAGTCTGCTTCTGTCTCGCTGAGCGGGACTGGCATCGACTCCGCTCGGCTGGAATCGTCGAGTGAGAATACCACTCTCCTTTTTCGAGAGCAAGATATTGACCGGCACTTCGAGGCGGTGCTAAGCATGTGCACAGCGCTCGAGGGCATCGGGGCTCGGCACGGAAAGGACTCGCCATGACACTGCAGTCGGTACTGGACGAAATTCGTGAGCGCCCCGGCACGGGCGATGTCATTCCGGTGATCGATCCGTCGACCGAGGAGCAGATCACCGAGTTCACCGACGGCGGTGCCGAGGCGGTGAACGAGGCGGTGGCACGGGCCAAGGCCGCGTTCGAGTCCGGGGTGTGGCACGAGCAGCCCGCCCGCGAGCGCGCCAAGGTGCTGTGGAAGATCGCCGACCTGATGGACGAGCACGCCGACGAGTTCGCCGAGCTGGACTCGCTGAACACCGGTATGCCGCTGGCCCAGGCCAAGATGATCCTGCCGACGAGCGCCGAGTTCTTCCGCTACTACGCCGGCTGGTGCACCAAGGTGAACGGCAACGCCTACGAGGTGCAGATGACCGGCGGCGTCTCCGGCGCCTACGCGAACATGCACGCGTACACGCTCAAGGAGCCGCACAGCGTGGTCGGGCTGATCTTCCCGTGGAACGGGCCGATCTTCAACGCCTGTGCGAAGATCGCGCCCGCGCTCGCCGCCGGGTGCAGCAGCGTGGTCAAACCGGCCGAGGAGACGCCGCTCTCGGCGCTGCTGCTGGACCGGCTGATCCGCGAGGCAGGCGTGCCGGACGGGGTGGTGAACCTGGTGACCGGCTACGGCCACACCGCGGGCGCCGCGCTCTCCACGCACCCGGATGTCGAGAAGATCGCTTTCACCGGCTCCACCGAGGTCGGCAAGAAGATCATCGAGGCATCGACGGGCAACCTGAAGAAGGTCATGCTCGAGCTCGGCGGCAAGTCGCCGGTGCTGATCTTCGACGACGCCGACCTGGACACGGCGATCTTCATGGCCGCGGTCGGCATCTTCGTGCACTCCGGCCAGGGCTGCGTCTGCGGCTCCCGGATCTTCGTGCAGCGCGGGGTCTACGACCGGGTGGTCGAGGGCCTGGCGACCGTCGCGAACAACTTCAAGCTCGGCAGCCCCAAGGAGGAGAACTGCATGAGCGGCCCGCTGATCAGCGCCAAGCAGCTGAAGCGGGTCATGGGCTACATCGACGAGGGCAAGTCGGACGGCGTCGAGGTGGTGGCAGGCGGGTACCGGCTCGACCGCCCCGGCTACTTCGTGCACCCGACCGTGCTCGCCGGCGTCGACCCGGCCACCAGCAGGCTCTACCAGGAGGAGATCTTCGGCCCGGTCGTCACCGTGCTGCCCTTCGACACCGAGGAGGAGGGCGCGGCGCTGGCCAACGACACCAGCTACGGCCTGGCCGCCACCGCCTGGACCACGAACCTCAGCCGGGCACACCGGATCGCCAAGAAGCTGCAGGCGGGCACGGTGACGCTGAACAGCCAGCTGAACTTCGACCACAACGTGCCCTTCGGCGGGTACAAGCAGTCCGGCTGGGGCCACGAGTTCGGCCGCGAGGGCATCGAGGGCTACCTGAAGACGAAGTCGGTCTGGGCTCAGCTCTGAGTTCCGCCGGGGTGATCGGGGGCGACCGTTCCACGCAGGCCGCCGATCACCCGCATGGCGTGGTAGATCGCCAGCGCGGCCAGCGCGCCGAGCGCGATGCCGCCGAAATCGAGATCGCCGATCCGCCAGCTGAAGTCGGCGATCCCGACGACCAGCGGGATGGCGGCGGTGAACTGGTTGATCGGCTTGCCGAAGTCGACCCGGTTGCTCACCCAGATGTGCACGCCGAGGATGCCGACCAGGCCGTACAGCGCGGTCGTCACGCCGCCGAGCACCCCGGCCGGGATCGCGGCGATCACCGCGCCCACCTTGGGTGAGAGGCTGAGCACGACGGCGGCCGCGCCCGCGACCCAGTAGGCGGCGGTCGAGTAGACCTTGGTCGCCGCCATCACGCCGATGTTCTCGGCGTAGGTGGTGGTCGCGGAGCCACCGCCGCTGCCCGCCAGCACGGTGGCGATGCCGTCGGCGGCGAGCGCGCGGCCCAGGCGTTCGTCGTAGTCGATGCCGGTCATGGTGGTGATCGACTTGACGTGGCCGATGTTCTCCAC is a window encoding:
- a CDS encoding aldehyde dehydrogenase family protein; translated protein: MTLQSVLDEIRERPGTGDVIPVIDPSTEEQITEFTDGGAEAVNEAVARAKAAFESGVWHEQPARERAKVLWKIADLMDEHADEFAELDSLNTGMPLAQAKMILPTSAEFFRYYAGWCTKVNGNAYEVQMTGGVSGAYANMHAYTLKEPHSVVGLIFPWNGPIFNACAKIAPALAAGCSSVVKPAEETPLSALLLDRLIREAGVPDGVVNLVTGYGHTAGAALSTHPDVEKIAFTGSTEVGKKIIEASTGNLKKVMLELGGKSPVLIFDDADLDTAIFMAAVGIFVHSGQGCVCGSRIFVQRGVYDRVVEGLATVANNFKLGSPKEENCMSGPLISAKQLKRVMGYIDEGKSDGVEVVAGGYRLDRPGYFVHPTVLAGVDPATSRLYQEEIFGPVVTVLPFDTEEEGAALANDTSYGLAATAWTTNLSRAHRIAKKLQAGTVTLNSQLNFDHNVPFGGYKQSGWGHEFGREGIEGYLKTKSVWAQL